A genomic stretch from Solenopsis invicta isolate M01_SB chromosome 15, UNIL_Sinv_3.0, whole genome shotgun sequence includes:
- the LOC105200648 gene encoding CUE domain-containing protein 2, with translation MNRTMDEKEELVKKALFSFVRKQVPTAQLSLIDDIVLSYVVSIVEESALEENLDVDGLCEMVSACLPEFSTIEKEAVSKWLLDVESKLKQDTKENENCQSHSDPLDHFSLTALLPAGAQRMRVHHLSETSDAGSDSSGEYFSEVRETPESSWNQVALLQEMFPAASPAEARHCLAVAGGDIAKAAQLALHRQEAGQSIVSNLTFLTPNGRNKARLNDEELKSRIIARYSYVDRDDDCREHRPVAPKTEPKKLVRYLDNKIVSVKGERYTEVRRGGEDEDGNEGNRKRGHCRP, from the exons ATGAATCGTACGATGGATGAGAAGGAGGAGCTGGTGAAGAAGGCCTTATTTAGTTTCGTTAGGAAGCAGGTGCCAACTGCTCAACTGAG CTTAATAGACGACATTGTGCTCAGTTATGTAGTGAGTATTGTGGAAGAAAGCGCATTAGAGGAGAACCTAGACGTAGACGGACTGTGCGAAATGGTATCCGCCTGCCTTCCTGAGTTTTCTACTATCGAAAAAGAGGCTGTGTCAAAGTGGTTGCTCGACGTTGAGAGTAAACTGAAACAAGATACTAAGGAGAATGAGAATTGCCAATCTCATAGCGATCCGCTAGATCACTTCAGCCTGACCGCTCTTTTGCCGGCCGGCGCGCAAAGAATGCGAGTCCATCATCTCTCGGAAACGAGTGATGCTGGAAGTGATTCTAGCGGAGAATACTTTTCGGAAGTAAGAGAGACACCG GAATCCTCCTGGAATCAGGTAGCCTTGCTGCAAGAAATGTTTCCAGCGGCGAGTCCTGCCGAAGCAAGGCACTGTTTAGCAGTGGCTGGGGGCGATATAGCGAAGGCCGCGCAACTTGCGTTACATCGTCAGGAGGCGGGTCAAAGCATCGTCAGCAACCTTACGTTTCTAACG CCCAATGGTCGTAACAAGGCGAGGCTGAATGACGAAGAGTTGAAGTCTCGTATCATAGCGCGGTACAGTTATGTCGACAGGGACGATGATTGCCGCGAGCATCGCCCGGTCGCGCCGAAAACGGAGCCCAAGAAGTTGGTACGATACCTCGACAATAAGATCGTAAGTGTAAAGGGTGAACGTTACACGGAAGTGCGAAGGGGCGGCGAGGATGAGGACGGTAACGAAGGTAATAGGAAGAGGGGCCATTGCCGTCCGTAA
- the LOC105200647 gene encoding protein tramtrack, beta isoform: MKQEPEDEEDCYLDDSSMPPASTTPPPPTALLPPPPSSSSSSSSGRHGSVTHRVRSHARSLRAMANPSAVWAHFDLCTNDPLRAQCRICGAVVVRGGANPRQCGTTNLHRHLRVHHGGRLIGRRYHVLQSTSQGNSSTKAIRITQSLVRPHIRNIAPAPLPQQSQQQQQQPRQPKTLVLKTIPLKVKQVAPTTIKMPPRQTNQAPHNVVHQQPTEVCLRWNSYHSNMQNSFPSLLDTEQFVDVTLACEGRSLKCHKMILSSCSDYLADLLRENPCQHPIILMKDLKFWEVEALVKFMYRGEVNVAHDKLPQLLNAAEALQVKGLAGPSPSSQNAKTPLLIPQTKPLSSQHVVPRSTTESKENKVSPSRVSMSSSPKRAQKRQQSEPIESRPFTKIRLQRPVTPTSPCATVKLEPLDIPLSPTELFSENNEDVTPSSDFEKLMSLHEEDDPGGEDANDGDDGDDERLHFCELPGPPDLNDNEDQMEFVPTDFLEQQQDIVEEPEPSCNKDNNKKESLDYASADVDEDNENEQNKIQSSREKKVT, encoded by the exons GAGGACGAGGAGGATTGCTATCTCGACGACTCGAGCATGCCACCCGCGTCGACGACCCCACCACCGCCGACGGCATTGCTACCGCCGCCGCcatcgtcgtcctcgtcgtcgtcgtccggcCGTCACGGGAGTGTCACGCACCGGGTGCGCTCCCATGCGCGCAGCCTGCGCGCGATGGCGAACCCTAGTGCGGTCTGGGCGCACTTCGACCTGTGCACTAACGATCCGTTACGCGCCCAGTGCCGCATCTGCGGGGCGGTCGTTGTCAGGGGCGGCGCGAACCCGCGTCAGTGCGGCACGACGAATCTGCACCGGCATCTCAGGGTGCATCATGGTGGCCGACTGATCGGTAGACGTTACCACG ttttACAGTCAACGTCGCAAGGCAATTCAAGTACGAAAGCCATAAGAATCACGCAGTCTTTAGTGAGACCTCACATTCGTAATATCGCCCCGGCACCGCTGCCCCAACAGtcacagcagcagcaacagcagccaCGTCAACCAAAGACTCTCGTATTAAAAACTATTCCGTTGAAAGTAAAGCAAGTTGCACCTACGACTATCAAGATGCCACCGCGACAAACCAATCAAGCGCCCCATAATGTCGTGCATCAGCAACCTACAGAA GTTTGCTTGAGGTGGAACAGTTACCATAGTAATATGCAAAATAGCTTTCCGTCGTTACTGGACACGGAACAATTCGTCGATGTAACCCTGGCATGCGAGGGACGGTCACTCAAATGTCATAAGATGATTTTATCTTCCTGCAGCGACTATCTGGCAGACTTGTTACGGGAAAATCCATGTCAACATCCCATTATCCTAATGAAGGATTTGAAGTTCTGGGAGGTGGAGGCGTTAGTTAAATTCATGTACCGCGGAGAGGTCAACGTCGCTCATGATAAATTACCCCAATTGTTGAATGCTGCCGAAGCGTTGCAGGTGAAGGGATTAGCCGGTCCGAGTCCCTCATCCCAA AATGCAAAGACACCGCTACTTATACCTCAAACGAAGCCATTGTCGTCTCAACACGTAGTTCCTAGAAGTACCACAGAGTCCAAAGAGAATAAAGTATCACCCTCGAGGGTGTCTATGTCTTCTAGTCCTAAACGTGCGCAAAAGCGACAACAGTCTGAGCCCATAGAGTCAAGACCTTTTACCAAAATACGTCTGCAGCGACCTGTCACGCCAACGTCACCGTGCGCGACTGTGAAGCTGGAGCCTTTAGATATACCTCTTAGCCCGACGGAGCTATTCTCGGAGAATAACGAGGATGTCACGCCTTCTTCTGATTTTGAGAAGCTTATGAGTTTGCACGAGGAGGATGACCCGGGTGGCGAGGACGCCAACGACGGGGACGACGGGGATGACGAGAGATTACATTTTTGCGAACTGCCAGGTCCGCCGGATTTAAATGATAACGAAGACCAAATGGAGTTTGTACCTACCGATTTCCTAGAGCAACAGCAAGACATTGTCGAAGAACCAGAACCGAGttgtaataaagataataataaaaaagagtcTCTTGATTATGCTTCCGCTGATGTTGACGAGGATAATGAAAATGAACAGAATAAGATACAGTCTTcgagagaaaagaaagtcaCATAG